The following nucleotide sequence is from Roseivirga sp. BDSF3-8.
TGCTATGATTGCTTATAACTTTTAAAGGGTACTTCTGCAGCCAGTCCGCAAGGCTTGGAAATTCCTGAAGGATAAGGCGAACATCTTCTGCAAAGGCCTGGAATTCTTTTTCGGCACTGATAAATTTGAGGTAGTCGGTTTTTGTGTCAAATACGAAGCCCGTGGGTATGGTCTGCACACCATGGCTACGCGTTTTTCGCTGCTCATAGTCTATTCCGTACCCATACCCTGTCCTTTCTTTGCTATGGGCGATAATAGGCCTGAGCGCTTCGTGCATGGCCGCAAAGTCCTTAGGGAGCACCTTATTGGCGGGTACCGCTTTAGGAAAAATAGACTCACCAGCTACATGAGCAGAAAGCACCTGCGGGTATAGGCGCAGGGCTTTCTTTTTTAACTCGTCTACCGTAATCATGAAGCTACCTCCTCCTGCTCAGCCCGGTACGCATCACGCTGCTGCTGGTACTCCAGTATTGACATATTATGCACGATAGAGTCGCGGTTATTACGCCGCTGCACATAGTGCACATGGCTGATGTAGGGCTCTACAATGGCCACTTCCTCAGATTTGGCAGGGGAGACCACCATAAGCTGCAGGTTAAGCTGCTTCACCAGGTCCATAAGGTATTTCGCCTTTTCATCATCCTGCTTGCTAAAAGCTTCATCTACACAGATAAAGCGGAAGCTGTCAGTGTTGAGCCCTCCGCTACTGCTGTGCAGGCCAAACTGGTACGCAATAGCACTGCCCAATATGGTATAAGTGAGCTGCGCACTTTCGCCACCGCTCAGCTTTTCCGTGCCCGTATACGTCCTGAAGGTTTTGTGGTCCTCCTTGTAGTGCTCTACCGCAATAAACTTAAGCCAGTTACGCACATCCAGCAGCTTCTCCCTGTTAGCCTCGTTTTCTTCCAGCTCATCCAGCAGACTTCTGATCTTGTTAAAAGCCTCTTCCAGAATATTCTCATCCTGGGTCCGTTCATAATGCCCCACATCAGGCTTCCAGTCCTGCAGCTTAAACTTCAGGTCTTTTATGTCTTTCGTATAGTCATTATCTACCCTCAGCTGGATATACGTAGCAGGGTTCGCTTTAAAAGGGATGGCCTTTAGGGACTTATTCAGTTCATCTATATTGTTCCTGATCCCATCTTCCTGCTGGTTTAGCCAAGAGCTGAAGCTCGTCATCTGGGTGATCATCTCATTGTTAAGGTACTTCTCAAAATCCTCCCTGTACTTCGCCAGCTCTTCACTTTCTATTTTTTCCAGCAAGTCCAGGTAGTCACCCACATATTCCGGCTCTTCGCCTAGCAGGTGCGTGTCCGTATTCCAGTCAGCAAACAGCTTTGTGACTTCCTGGTCCGGATTTTTAAACTTACGCATAGCAGCCGCCATGCTGTTAGTAAGGCTACTGAGCGCATTAGTTAACTTAGTCAGTTCGCGGATAAGCTTGCCCTGCAAGATGCCCCTCCTGCTTTCCAGCCCCTCTAAGGCCAGGTCTTTCAGGTCAGGGTGCTTTTCTTCAAAGGCGGTAATGTTGCCTTCTGCCGGTGTATGGGCTATGGTTTCCAGGTGGCTTCTACTACCACGTAGTGCCTGTCTCTTATTCTCTATATCCGTCTCCAGGCGGCCGCTCCTCCTGTTGGTTTCGTTGATTTTTTCCTCTATTTCCTTTATCCGGGCCTTTAGCTCGTCCACCTGCCGTTTCATCTCCCTCACCTTATCATTGGTCGCCCGTAGCCGTTCAATTTCTTCGTTGTTTTTTCTTTTTTCTAATTCGTATTGTGCCCAGTTTATCTCATGGTAACTTTTGAAACGCAGCAGCTCATTCCAGCTTTCTTTTCGCTGTTCCAGGCTTTTTTTGTCGTGGCTTAGGGTATCAAGCTTTTGCTCGCTATGCTTTATCTGGTCCTCCAGAGAAAGCATTTCCTCACGCAGGGCCGCTATCTTTTCTTTATTGTCCCAGCCCAGTACATAATGCTGGCGGCTCTTCACCTTTGCGCGGTCGTCTTTTTCATGTCGCCCTACATTCTTAATTAGCCCCTCGCTGGTGAGGGCCATCTTTACACGCCCAAATTCCTGCAGATCATCCGTACACACATAGTCAAAGCGGTGCTGTATTTCCTGCTCCAGCCACGTCTCATAAGCTGAGCTTTTAAAATCAAGCTTATGGTAGAGGCGGTTAGCTTCCGGCAGCGCATCAAAGCTCAGCCTTTCTTCCTCCTTATATCGTTGGTACACGATCCGGCCACGCAGGTTATGGGTATTCACGTATTCATTTACCTCGGTGTAGTACCTATCCGGCACTATCAGCCGCAG
It contains:
- a CDS encoding ATP-binding protein translates to MLSLFSDNPAKAGYRLHTFEVYNWGGFDGNIYRITPGGETTLLTGANASGKTTLVDGLLTLLVPQKSARFFNQTAGTKKTERTEESYVLGEFGNTESEEGTEVQRLRPDKAKTHSILLATFKSEERFVTLAQVRWFSGSEMKRSFIIAHKELSIEKDFLPLDSSNLWKKRLKNSYPKEAGREMLRVMDRPGEYATHMRDIFGMRSEKAHDLFNQTIGLKVLGSLDLFIRTHMLEPKDSEGEFRRITGHFQKLSRAHKAILKAHKQIELLRPVQQKHSDILKVRADIEALEADRDLALWWFTNRHVTLLEEYLKQKNDEYKALEEEQGRLTDTKDELSEQRSSLEADIKTNKEERYIKDLEEANKRLNQQKVIAEDKLKQYQRHARHLDGIGTPNEAQFDEQRQQGSKALAEVSEKLEDTYEKRLKADRELIDQQEAYKEMAGKLSILRQQKNNITGRVSEIRQELLQHTGATEEEIPFIGELMRVKETEGRWESAIERLLHNFALRLIVPDRYYTEVNEYVNTHNLRGRIVYQRYKEEERLSFDALPEANRLYHKLDFKSSAYETWLEQEIQHRFDYVCTDDLQEFGRVKMALTSEGLIKNVGRHEKDDRAKVKSRQHYVLGWDNKEKIAALREEMLSLEDQIKHSEQKLDTLSHDKKSLEQRKESWNELLRFKSYHEINWAQYELEKRKNNEEIERLRATNDKVREMKRQVDELKARIKEIEEKINETNRRSGRLETDIENKRQALRGSRSHLETIAHTPAEGNITAFEEKHPDLKDLALEGLESRRGILQGKLIRELTKLTNALSSLTNSMAAAMRKFKNPDQEVTKLFADWNTDTHLLGEEPEYVGDYLDLLEKIESEELAKYREDFEKYLNNEMITQMTSFSSWLNQQEDGIRNNIDELNKSLKAIPFKANPATYIQLRVDNDYTKDIKDLKFKLQDWKPDVGHYERTQDENILEEAFNKIRSLLDELEENEANREKLLDVRNWLKFIAVEHYKEDHKTFRTYTGTEKLSGGESAQLTYTILGSAIAYQFGLHSSSGGLNTDSFRFICVDEAFSKQDDEKAKYLMDLVKQLNLQLMVVSPAKSEEVAIVEPYISHVHYVQRRNNRDSIVHNMSILEYQQQRDAYRAEQEEVAS